Proteins from a genomic interval of Chroococcidiopsis thermalis PCC 7203:
- a CDS encoding TIGR02652 family protein — protein sequence MINPGLQYPIFGPEIPCPHCRQPIPALTLTDTYLCPRHGAFEADPKTGELIHLQSGRHWRRWNNEWYRQHTHPDGIRFEIHEALDRLYTQGYRATRVIIARRYQDLISGYLERSTPWKGQSDQTKPRLYGLPVEFSPDPLDEPCWEVINFDLEKEPGVPVRYPYFRLFE from the coding sequence ATGATCAATCCAGGCTTGCAGTACCCAATATTTGGTCCAGAAATTCCGTGTCCCCACTGTCGCCAACCGATCCCGGCGCTAACGTTGACGGATACTTATTTATGTCCGCGTCATGGGGCTTTTGAAGCCGATCCGAAAACAGGTGAATTGATTCATCTCCAGTCAGGTCGCCACTGGCGGCGTTGGAATAACGAGTGGTACAGACAACATACCCACCCAGACGGTATTAGGTTTGAAATTCACGAAGCACTGGATAGGCTGTATACACAGGGTTATCGCGCCACGCGGGTGATTATCGCTCGTCGCTATCAAGACTTAATTAGCGGTTACTTGGAGCGCAGTACCCCCTGGAAAGGGCAGTCCGACCAAACCAAACCCAGACTTTACGGCTTACCCGTAGAATTTAGCCCCGATCCTTTAGATGAACCCTGCTGGGAAGTCATTAATTTCGATCTAGAGAAAGAACCAGGAGTCCCCGTTCGCTATCCCTACTTCCGGTTATTTGAGTGA
- a CDS encoding gamma carbonic anhydrase family protein → MILNHHIEHSIVSAQSYWSIPDLSPAAFVAANAVVMGAVKLAKGASIWYGAVVRGDVERIEIGECTNIQDGAILHGDPGKPTVLEDYVTVGHRAVVHSAYVERGSLIGIGAVILDGVRVGAGSIVGAGAVVSKDVPPRSLVVGVPAKILREVSQAEAAELIEHARRYEKLALVHAGKGTDLGFYRD, encoded by the coding sequence ATGATTCTTAATCATCATATAGAACATTCTATCGTGTCTGCCCAATCCTACTGGTCAATTCCCGATCTTTCCCCGGCTGCCTTTGTTGCAGCTAATGCTGTCGTCATGGGCGCTGTCAAGCTGGCAAAAGGTGCGAGTATTTGGTACGGAGCCGTGGTGCGCGGCGATGTCGAAAGGATTGAAATTGGTGAATGTACTAATATTCAAGATGGCGCTATCTTACACGGCGATCCTGGAAAACCGACTGTTTTGGAAGATTATGTTACGGTAGGACATCGGGCGGTCGTGCATTCAGCTTACGTCGAGCGGGGCAGTTTAATCGGTATTGGCGCAGTAATTTTAGATGGTGTTAGAGTCGGAGCGGGAAGCATTGTGGGAGCGGGAGCAGTTGTGAGTAAAGATGTACCACCGCGATCGCTTGTTGTCGGAGTACCTGCCAAAATTTTACGGGAAGTCTCCCAAGCCGAAGCCGCAGAATTGATCGAACACGCTCGTCGCTACGAAAAACTCGCCCTCGTCCATGCAGGGAAGGGAACCGATCTAGGATTTTACCGAGACTAG
- a CDS encoding photosystem II protein Y: protein MDIDLRVAFVLLPVIAAASWALFNIAPAAIRQIQGFFNKEA from the coding sequence ATGGACATCGATCTGCGCGTTGCTTTTGTTCTGCTACCAGTAATCGCTGCTGCTAGCTGGGCGCTATTTAACATTGCTCCTGCTGCAATCAGACAAATTCAAGGCTTTTTCAACAAAGAAGCTTAA
- a CDS encoding tetratricopeptide repeat protein: MDKNLAAVYLLILLVLLGGTALAIFRQVFKTRRVEGTLAQLQKKLSQAQGTAEEHYELGGIYLDKKLYTQAIANFQKALKAAEQEEQNPENLALIYNGLGYAYFAQDQYDLAIRNYKEALRLYPSYTTALNNVGHAYERKNLTTQALQAYEQVLESEPKNSTAKRRAASLRKRVA, from the coding sequence ATGGATAAAAATCTAGCAGCTGTCTATCTGCTAATCTTGTTAGTCCTGCTGGGCGGAACGGCACTGGCTATCTTTCGCCAAGTCTTTAAAACGCGCCGCGTTGAAGGTACTCTGGCACAACTGCAAAAAAAGTTGTCTCAAGCCCAAGGCACGGCTGAAGAGCATTACGAGTTGGGTGGAATTTATTTAGATAAAAAACTTTACACCCAGGCGATCGCCAATTTCCAAAAAGCACTCAAAGCAGCGGAGCAAGAAGAGCAAAACCCAGAAAATCTAGCTCTCATCTACAACGGCTTGGGTTATGCTTATTTTGCTCAAGACCAATACGACTTGGCAATTCGCAACTACAAAGAAGCCTTGAGATTATATCCAAGCTATACTACAGCGCTTAATAACGTCGGTCACGCCTACGAACGAAAGAACTTGACTACCCAAGCACTACAAGCTTACGAGCAAGTATTAGAGTCAGAACCAAAAAACAGTACGGCAAAACGACGGGCTGCATCTCTTCGCAAGCGGGTTGCTTAG
- a CDS encoding TRAP transporter large permease has protein sequence MELDYEWLGPLMFAGALVLLSFGYPVAFALGGVAILFGLLGISLGVFDPIFLTAMPQRIFGIMANYTLLAIPYFIFLGSMLEKSGIAENLLETMGILLGRLRGGLALAVVVVGALLAATTGVVAATVVAMGLISLPIMLRYGYDKRLATGVIAASGTLGQIIPPSVVLVVLGDQLGVSVGDLFIGSVIPGLMMAGAFAIHVVVVAFLKPEVAPALPEDVRAAAGKNLGKRVVQVMIPPLLLILLVLGSIFFGIATPTEAGAVGCLGAIVLAGFNRQLSWRSLWQVCDVTLRITSMVIFILIGSTAFSLVFRGLNGDRFMFDVLTNLPGGEIGFLFVSMLVVFILGFFIDFFEIAFIVVPLFVPVAQKLGLNLIWYGVVLGANLQTSFLTPPFGFALFYLRGVAPREVTTGDIYRGVVPFIILQLLVLLAIIVFPGIVSFLPSLIR, from the coding sequence CTATGAGTGGTTGGGTCCCTTGATGTTTGCAGGGGCGCTGGTACTGCTTTCTTTCGGCTACCCAGTTGCATTTGCTTTAGGTGGAGTAGCAATTTTATTTGGCTTGCTAGGTATTAGTTTGGGTGTATTCGACCCGATTTTTCTCACGGCTATGCCTCAGCGGATTTTTGGCATCATGGCTAATTACACGCTGCTGGCAATTCCCTATTTCATCTTTCTGGGTTCGATGCTGGAAAAGTCGGGTATCGCTGAGAATCTGCTGGAAACAATGGGAATTCTCTTGGGGCGATTGCGTGGAGGTTTGGCTTTAGCAGTCGTGGTTGTGGGGGCGCTACTAGCGGCAACAACGGGTGTAGTCGCTGCAACCGTAGTAGCAATGGGTCTAATTTCCCTCCCAATCATGCTGCGATACGGTTACGATAAACGATTAGCTACTGGCGTAATTGCTGCTTCTGGGACGTTGGGACAGATTATTCCTCCTAGCGTAGTGTTAGTCGTATTAGGCGATCAGTTGGGCGTTTCCGTTGGAGATCTATTTATTGGTTCCGTCATTCCTGGTTTGATGATGGCAGGAGCATTTGCCATACACGTTGTAGTTGTAGCGTTCCTCAAGCCAGAAGTAGCCCCAGCTTTACCAGAAGATGTCAGGGCAGCAGCAGGAAAAAATTTGGGTAAACGAGTTGTACAGGTGATGATCCCGCCCTTGCTGTTGATTTTATTAGTGTTAGGTAGTATCTTCTTTGGCATTGCCACGCCAACAGAAGCAGGTGCAGTAGGATGCTTGGGCGCAATAGTACTAGCTGGTTTTAACCGTCAGTTGAGTTGGCGATCGCTCTGGCAAGTTTGCGACGTTACCCTGCGAATTACCAGCATGGTCATTTTTATTTTAATTGGCTCGACCGCTTTTAGTTTGGTATTTCGCGGCTTAAACGGCGATCGCTTCATGTTTGACGTTCTGACTAATCTACCTGGCGGCGAAATCGGCTTTTTGTTCGTCAGTATGCTGGTGGTGTTTATCCTCGGCTTTTTTATCGATTTCTTCGAGATTGCCTTTATCGTCGTACCTCTATTTGTTCCCGTAGCGCAGAAATTAGGCTTGAATCTCATTTGGTATGGCGTGGTATTGGGAGCTAACTTACAAACATCCTTTCTCACTCCGCCTTTCGGCTTTGCTCTGTTCTATCTACGGGGTGTTGCTCCCCGCGAAGTTACTACTGGAGATATTTATCGCGGTGTGGTTCCGTTTATCATCCTGCAACTACTCGTTTTATTGGCGATTATCGTCTTCCCTGGAATTGTTAGTTTTCTTCCCTCACTGATTCGCTGA